Proteins co-encoded in one Populus trichocarpa isolate Nisqually-1 chromosome 10, P.trichocarpa_v4.1, whole genome shotgun sequence genomic window:
- the LOC7492894 gene encoding remorin 1.4 isoform X1, with protein MENMLKQVRVRFSGQEKPEEPRSARQRRIPSLKTPSFKDNTQNKRPQNWFRRQFSGQTNQDYDSNRTEQAVAVAAAANAITSLNASSIPEQKKISKGPETSMTQADRKREGLAGLISESGRISKQFSGKGSKSQDTEVPETATKEKTTSAAAPWVKRTLTPTDKPAPSMKKTPTSNESAEPMTDVLPIKPKITVPKPELPPTSKPAIPPTRPAIEDGTDADAWERAELSKIQKRYEQMNATILSWENKKKEKARKRLRKTEVCFIYIFVIQLNFFSGADKYLLDLQSDLERIRSRALKQFHDDIVDIDQIAGGAKAKAAERQRNEEFKAKEKANTIRKTGKLPRTCFCF; from the exons ATGGAGAATATGCTAAAGCAAGTCAG GGTGAGATTTTCTGGACAGGAAAAACCAGAAGAGCCTCGAAGCGCCAGACAAAGAAGAATTCCATCCCTTAAGACTCCATCCTTCAAAGACAATACTC AAAACAAGAGACCTCAGAACTGGTTCCGGAGACAATTTTCTGGACAAACGAATCAAGATTATGATTCCAATAGAACAGAGCAGGCAGTTGCTGTGGCAGCGGCGGCTAATGCCATAACATCGTTGAACGCATCGAGCATCCCGGAACAGAAAAAGATCAGCAAGGGACCTGAGACTTCAATGACCCAGGCTGACAGAAAAAGGGAAGGATTGGCAGGTTTAATCTCAGAATCTGGTAGGATATCTAAACAATTTTCAG GTAAAGGTTCGAAAAGCCAAGATACGGAGGTGCCAGAAACAGctaccaaagaaaaaacaactagCGCTGCTGCCCCATGGGTTAAAAGGACCTTAACACCTACTGACAAGCCTGCTCCATCAATGAAGAAAACCCCAACGTCCAATGAAAGTGCGGAGCCTATGACTGACGTGCTTCctataaaaccaaaaattacaGTGCCAAAGCCTGAACTGCCTCCCACAAGCAAGCCTGCAATCCCACCGACAAGACCTGCAATAGAAGACGGGACAGATGCAGATGCTTGGGAGAGAGCTGAATTGTCTAAGATCCAAAAGAG GTACGAGCAGATGAATGCCACAATACTTTCCTGggagaacaagaagaaagaaaaggccaGAAAAAGACTTCGAAAAACAGAGGTTTGCTTCATTTACATTTTTGTAATCCAACTCAACTTTTTCTCAGGAGCTGATAAGTATTTATTGGATCTGCAGAGTGACCTGGAGCGAATACGGTCAAGAGCCTTGAAACAATTTCATGATGATATTGTTGATATTGATCAGATTGCAGGAGGAGCAAAAGCAAAGGCAGCAGAAAGGCAAAGAAATGAAGAGTTCAaggcaaaagaaaaggcaaatacAATCAGAAAAACAGGAAAGCTTCCTCGGACATGTTTCTGCTTTTAA
- the LOC7492894 gene encoding remorin 1.4 isoform X2: MENMLKQVRVRFSGQEKPEEPRSARQRRIPSLKTPSFKDNTQNKRPQNWFRRQFSGQTNQDYDSNRTEQAVAVAAAANAITSLNASSIPEQKKISKGPETSMTQADRKREGLAGLISESGKGSKSQDTEVPETATKEKTTSAAAPWVKRTLTPTDKPAPSMKKTPTSNESAEPMTDVLPIKPKITVPKPELPPTSKPAIPPTRPAIEDGTDADAWERAELSKIQKRYEQMNATILSWENKKKEKARKRLRKTEVCFIYIFVIQLNFFSGADKYLLDLQSDLERIRSRALKQFHDDIVDIDQIAGGAKAKAAERQRNEEFKAKEKANTIRKTGKLPRTCFCF, translated from the exons ATGGAGAATATGCTAAAGCAAGTCAG GGTGAGATTTTCTGGACAGGAAAAACCAGAAGAGCCTCGAAGCGCCAGACAAAGAAGAATTCCATCCCTTAAGACTCCATCCTTCAAAGACAATACTC AAAACAAGAGACCTCAGAACTGGTTCCGGAGACAATTTTCTGGACAAACGAATCAAGATTATGATTCCAATAGAACAGAGCAGGCAGTTGCTGTGGCAGCGGCGGCTAATGCCATAACATCGTTGAACGCATCGAGCATCCCGGAACAGAAAAAGATCAGCAAGGGACCTGAGACTTCAATGACCCAGGCTGACAGAAAAAGGGAAGGATTGGCAGGTTTAATCTCAGAATCTG GTAAAGGTTCGAAAAGCCAAGATACGGAGGTGCCAGAAACAGctaccaaagaaaaaacaactagCGCTGCTGCCCCATGGGTTAAAAGGACCTTAACACCTACTGACAAGCCTGCTCCATCAATGAAGAAAACCCCAACGTCCAATGAAAGTGCGGAGCCTATGACTGACGTGCTTCctataaaaccaaaaattacaGTGCCAAAGCCTGAACTGCCTCCCACAAGCAAGCCTGCAATCCCACCGACAAGACCTGCAATAGAAGACGGGACAGATGCAGATGCTTGGGAGAGAGCTGAATTGTCTAAGATCCAAAAGAG GTACGAGCAGATGAATGCCACAATACTTTCCTGggagaacaagaagaaagaaaaggccaGAAAAAGACTTCGAAAAACAGAGGTTTGCTTCATTTACATTTTTGTAATCCAACTCAACTTTTTCTCAGGAGCTGATAAGTATTTATTGGATCTGCAGAGTGACCTGGAGCGAATACGGTCAAGAGCCTTGAAACAATTTCATGATGATATTGTTGATATTGATCAGATTGCAGGAGGAGCAAAAGCAAAGGCAGCAGAAAGGCAAAGAAATGAAGAGTTCAaggcaaaagaaaaggcaaatacAATCAGAAAAACAGGAAAGCTTCCTCGGACATGTTTCTGCTTTTAA
- the LOC7492893 gene encoding heparanase-like protein 2, translating into MAGLRLAVSWILASLCFSSLCAADDVKVFVQGVTSIAKTDDNFICATLDWWPSEKCDYNQCPWGKAGLLNLDLNNKILANAIKAFDPLRIRLGGSLQDQLVYQVGDFIKKFPHFKKQDDGLFGFSKGSLPMDRWDQLNDLFKQTNAKITFGLNALIGKRKSDNSTLWVGEWNSKNARDFMKYTASKGYKIDSYELGNELCASGVSARLEADQYAKDIIQLKEIVKELYPDRETQPRVLGPAGFYDTEWFKTFLEVSGPHAVDGVTHHIYNLGAGVDKTLINKIQDPYFLDEIAETFKDLENVVKEFGPWAGPWVGESGGAYNSGGKDVSHTFVNGFWYLDQLGMTATFNHKVYCRQTLIGGNYGLLNTTSFIPNPDYYGALLWHRLMGKTVLATNHFGSPYLRTYTHCSKQKPGITMLIINMSNSTSIDVSVTNDENKYPHNYRMTVNGSNQREEYHLTPKDGNIQSDVVLLNGTPLQLTSSQDIPSLSPMIVDSSSPIRVAPDSIVYVTIRDFKAPACA; encoded by the exons ATGGCTGGCCTAAGACTTGCTGTGTCTTGGATTCTTGCATCGCTGTGCTTCTCTTCTTTATGTGCAGCAGATGATGTGAAGGTTTTTGTTCAAGGGGTAACTTCCATAGCGAAAACCgatgataattttatatgtgCAACTTTAGATTGGTGGCCTAGTGAAAAGTGCGATTACAATCAGTGCCCATGGGGGAAGGCTGGCCTCCTCAATCTg GATTTGAACAACAAGATTCTGGCTAATGCTATCAAGG CATTTGATCCTCTGAGAATCAGACTTGGAGGCTCATTGCAAGATCAGTTGGTTTATCAAGTCGGTGACTTCATTAAAAAATTCCCTCATTTCAAGAAACAAGATGATGGTTTATTTGGATTCAGCAAAGGTTCTCTGCCCATGGATAGATGGGATCAGCTCAATGACTTGTTTAAGCAAACAAA TGCTAAAATCACATTTGGCTTAAATGCCCTTATTGGGAAGAGGAAATCTGACAATTCTACACTTTGGGTTGGTGAATGGAACTCAAAAAATGCCCGAGATTTCATGAAATATACTGCATCAAAGGGATACAAGATTGATTCCTATGAATTAG GAAATGAGTTGTGTGCATCTGGGGTATCTGCAAGACTGGAGGCTGACCAGTATGCTAAAGATATTATTCAACTTAAAGAAATAGTGAAGGAGCTGTACCCAGATCGCGAGACACAGCCTAGGGTGTTGGGCCCTGCTGGTTTTTACGACACTGAATGGTTTAAAACCTTCCTTGAGGTCTCAGGACCACATGCTGTCGATGGAGTAACCCACCATATATACAATCTTGGTGCAG GTGTCGATAAAACCCTGATCAACAAGATTCAGGATCCATATTTCCTGGATGAAATAGCAGAAACATTCAAAGACCTTGAAAATGTTGTCAAGGAATTTGGTCCGTGGGCAGGACCATGGGTTGGGGAATCTGGTGGTGCTTATAACAGTGGTGGCAAGGATGTCTCGCATACTTTTGTTAATGGATTTTG GTACCTGGATCAACTAGGCATGACAGCAACCTTCAATCATAAGGTCTACTGCAGACAGACCCTCATTGGAGGAAACTATGGTCTGCTTAACACTACATCCTTCATCCCAAATCCAGACTATTATGG TGCACTTCTGTGGCATCGCTTAATGGGAAAGACTGTGCTCGCTACCAATCATTTTGGCTCCCCATATTTGAGAACATACACTCATTGTTCAAAGCAGAAG CCTGGCATCACAATGCTTAtcattaacatgtcaaactccACTTCCATTGATGTTTCTGTCACCAATGACGAAAACAAGTACCCACATAATTACAGAATGACTGTTAATGGTTCAAATCAAAGAGAAGAGTATCATTTGACCCCAAAAGATGGCAACATCCAGAGTGATGTGGTACTGCTGAATGGAACTCCTTTGCAGCTTACAAGTTCTCAAGACATTCCTTCACTGAGTCCAATGATTGTTGATTCTTCTTCCCCGATCAGAGTCGCCCCTGATTCAATAGTTTATGTTACTATTAGAGACTTCAAAGCTCCTGCATGCGCATAG
- the LOC7492892 gene encoding probable leucine-rich repeat receptor-like protein kinase At1g35710 — MARPSLSLPLILIFPLLFHLALAKTLKRDVKALNEIKASLGWRVVYAWVGDDPCGDGDHPPWSGVTCSTVGDYRVVTELEVYAVSIVGPFPTAVTNLLDLTRLDLHNNKLTGPIPPQIGRLKRLKILNLRWNKLQDVIPPEIGELKSLTHLYLSFNAFKGEIPKELAILPELRYLYLHENRFSGRIPAELGTLKNLRHLDVGNNHLVGTIRELIRLDGCFPALRNLYLNDNYLTGGVPAQLSNLTSLEILHLSHNRMTGIIPVGLAHMPRLTYLYLDHNNFNGRIPDAFYKHPYLKELYIEGNAFKPGVNPIGVHKVLEVSDTEFVV, encoded by the exons ATGGCGCGTCCATcactctccctccctctcatTCTCATTTTCCCTCTTCTTTTCCATCTTGCTCTTGCCAAAACCCTTAAACGCGACG TGAAGGCATTGAATGAAATAAAGGCATCTCTAGGCTGGAGAGTGGTATACGCTTGGGTCGGCGACGATCCTTGTGGTGACGGTGACCATCCGCCGTGGTCTGGTGTCACATGCTCTACTGTAGGAGATTATAGAGTCGTCACCGAATT GGAAGTATACGCGGTATCTATTGTGGGGCCATTTCCTACTGCTGTAACGAATTTGCTGGATCTTACTAGACT GGATCTTCACAATAACAAGCTCACAGGGCCCATTCCTCCACAAATTGGCCGATTGAAGCGTCTTAAGATACT TAATTTGAGGTGGAATAAACTACAAGATGTTATTCCTCCCGAAATTGGTGAACTGAAGAGTTTAACTCATCT TTATCTGAGTTTCAATGCTTTCAAAGGAGAAATCCCCAAGGAGCTTGCAATTCTTCCTGAGCTTCGGTATCTTTATCTACATGAGAATCGCTTTTCTGGGCGAATTCCTGCAGAGCTGGGGACACTGAAAAATCTTCGGCACCT TGATGTTGGCAACAATCATTTGGTGGGTACTATAAGGGAACTAATACGTCTTGATGGTTGCTTCCCTGCTCTTCGCAACCT ttatttaaatgataattatCTTACTGGAGGAGTCCCTGCACAACTTTCAAACCTGACCAGCTTGGAGATCTT GCACCTATCACACAATAGAATGACTGGAATAATACCTGTTGGGCTTGCTCATATGCCTAGATTGACTTACTT GTACTTAGATCACAACAATTTTAATGGGAGAATTCCTGACGCCTTCTATAAGCATCCATATTTGAAAGAATT GTATATCGAAGGAAATGCATTCAAGCCAGGTGTAAACCCAATAGGTGTTCACAAAGTCCTTGAAGTGTCTGATACCGAGTTTGTAGTTTAG
- the LOC7492894 gene encoding remorin 1.4 isoform X4: protein MENMLKQVRVRFSGQEKPEEPRSARQRRIPSLKTPSFKDNTQNKRPQNWFRRQFSGQTNQDYDSNRTEQAVAVAAAANAITSLNASSIPEQKKISKGPETSMTQADRKREGLAGLISESGKGSKSQDTEVPETATKEKTTSAAAPWVKRTLTPTDKPAPSMKKTPTSNESAEPMTDVLPIKPKITVPKPELPPTSKPAIPPTRPAIEDGTDADAWERAELSKIQKRYEQMNATILSWENKKKEKARKRLRKTESDLERIRSRALKQFHDDIVDIDQIAGGAKAKAAERQRNEEFKAKEKANTIRKTGKLPRTCFCF from the exons ATGGAGAATATGCTAAAGCAAGTCAG GGTGAGATTTTCTGGACAGGAAAAACCAGAAGAGCCTCGAAGCGCCAGACAAAGAAGAATTCCATCCCTTAAGACTCCATCCTTCAAAGACAATACTC AAAACAAGAGACCTCAGAACTGGTTCCGGAGACAATTTTCTGGACAAACGAATCAAGATTATGATTCCAATAGAACAGAGCAGGCAGTTGCTGTGGCAGCGGCGGCTAATGCCATAACATCGTTGAACGCATCGAGCATCCCGGAACAGAAAAAGATCAGCAAGGGACCTGAGACTTCAATGACCCAGGCTGACAGAAAAAGGGAAGGATTGGCAGGTTTAATCTCAGAATCTG GTAAAGGTTCGAAAAGCCAAGATACGGAGGTGCCAGAAACAGctaccaaagaaaaaacaactagCGCTGCTGCCCCATGGGTTAAAAGGACCTTAACACCTACTGACAAGCCTGCTCCATCAATGAAGAAAACCCCAACGTCCAATGAAAGTGCGGAGCCTATGACTGACGTGCTTCctataaaaccaaaaattacaGTGCCAAAGCCTGAACTGCCTCCCACAAGCAAGCCTGCAATCCCACCGACAAGACCTGCAATAGAAGACGGGACAGATGCAGATGCTTGGGAGAGAGCTGAATTGTCTAAGATCCAAAAGAG GTACGAGCAGATGAATGCCACAATACTTTCCTGggagaacaagaagaaagaaaaggccaGAAAAAGACTTCGAAAAACAGAG AGTGACCTGGAGCGAATACGGTCAAGAGCCTTGAAACAATTTCATGATGATATTGTTGATATTGATCAGATTGCAGGAGGAGCAAAAGCAAAGGCAGCAGAAAGGCAAAGAAATGAAGAGTTCAaggcaaaagaaaaggcaaatacAATCAGAAAAACAGGAAAGCTTCCTCGGACATGTTTCTGCTTTTAA
- the LOC7492894 gene encoding remorin 1.4 isoform X3 — protein sequence MENMLKQVRVRFSGQEKPEEPRSARQRRIPSLKTPSFKDNTQNKRPQNWFRRQFSGQTNQDYDSNRTEQAVAVAAAANAITSLNASSIPEQKKISKGPETSMTQADRKREGLAGLISESGRISKQFSGKGSKSQDTEVPETATKEKTTSAAAPWVKRTLTPTDKPAPSMKKTPTSNESAEPMTDVLPIKPKITVPKPELPPTSKPAIPPTRPAIEDGTDADAWERAELSKIQKRYEQMNATILSWENKKKEKARKRLRKTESDLERIRSRALKQFHDDIVDIDQIAGGAKAKAAERQRNEEFKAKEKANTIRKTGKLPRTCFCF from the exons ATGGAGAATATGCTAAAGCAAGTCAG GGTGAGATTTTCTGGACAGGAAAAACCAGAAGAGCCTCGAAGCGCCAGACAAAGAAGAATTCCATCCCTTAAGACTCCATCCTTCAAAGACAATACTC AAAACAAGAGACCTCAGAACTGGTTCCGGAGACAATTTTCTGGACAAACGAATCAAGATTATGATTCCAATAGAACAGAGCAGGCAGTTGCTGTGGCAGCGGCGGCTAATGCCATAACATCGTTGAACGCATCGAGCATCCCGGAACAGAAAAAGATCAGCAAGGGACCTGAGACTTCAATGACCCAGGCTGACAGAAAAAGGGAAGGATTGGCAGGTTTAATCTCAGAATCTGGTAGGATATCTAAACAATTTTCAG GTAAAGGTTCGAAAAGCCAAGATACGGAGGTGCCAGAAACAGctaccaaagaaaaaacaactagCGCTGCTGCCCCATGGGTTAAAAGGACCTTAACACCTACTGACAAGCCTGCTCCATCAATGAAGAAAACCCCAACGTCCAATGAAAGTGCGGAGCCTATGACTGACGTGCTTCctataaaaccaaaaattacaGTGCCAAAGCCTGAACTGCCTCCCACAAGCAAGCCTGCAATCCCACCGACAAGACCTGCAATAGAAGACGGGACAGATGCAGATGCTTGGGAGAGAGCTGAATTGTCTAAGATCCAAAAGAG GTACGAGCAGATGAATGCCACAATACTTTCCTGggagaacaagaagaaagaaaaggccaGAAAAAGACTTCGAAAAACAGAG AGTGACCTGGAGCGAATACGGTCAAGAGCCTTGAAACAATTTCATGATGATATTGTTGATATTGATCAGATTGCAGGAGGAGCAAAAGCAAAGGCAGCAGAAAGGCAAAGAAATGAAGAGTTCAaggcaaaagaaaaggcaaatacAATCAGAAAAACAGGAAAGCTTCCTCGGACATGTTTCTGCTTTTAA